A window of uncultured Methanoregula sp. genomic DNA:
GATTTCCGCTTTTCACATAGGATGACAACCGTTCAACAATCTCATCCTGTCCAACGATATCGGCAAGCCTGGACGGGCGGTATTTTTCAATCCATATCGTGTGGCTTTCATCCATGGCATTCCTCTCCAAAGCAGTATCCAATTCTCTTATTTATTCTGTTGGTGAACGGTGTGAATGATCACAGCATCAGAAAGAGGCAAAAATGGTATGCTCTTCGTGATGGATGTCATAATGTTTATCACGTGGGCTTTGAAATTACTTTTCATGCAAATCCCATATATTCTAACCGTTTTTATCGTGTTGTTCTTCCTCATTTCACCTGTCTCGGCAAACCTGAACAAGATCTCTGCCAACAGTCCTGTTTTTATCGGTGAAAATGACCTCGACATCTCTGTTGCATTGAACGGCTGCCATACGATTGCGTGGTGGAAAAACGGGACCGATATCAATACTGCTACACCTGATAAAAGCACCCAGATTTATCCCATCAATACGGCAAACCAGATCATTTACCATTATAACATCACCCGGGATTTTTTTGGCGGCTCAACGGGTACCTGGTATTGTGCTGATCAGAAACCGTACTATTCCATATTCACCGTAGAGGAGCCCCAGGTTGATATCAAAGTCTGGGATCTCGATCACGACACGGATGTAACCGGTAAAACCATTCCCCTTGGAACCAACATCACGTACCGTATCGACACCAATCTCTACAAGGTGTTTGTACTGAAAAACCGTCCTGACCGAAATATTGACGATTCACCGTTCACGGTCAAACTGATAAATCCCCAGGGAATAGCGATACCGAGTATCTATACCGGCACCATGGGAAAGCCCAATACGCAGATTATTGCTTTTAATAATAAACCGTACGTAACCGAATCTCCCTACTACTGGAGGGATGGCGCCGAATGGGATCACCGGGCCCGCGACCTGCAGGGAACCACACTCTATCCCGACGGGACCTACTCGTTTGTTCTGAACCAGAACCTCAACCATATGCAGGACAGTTATGCATCCGCTGTGGCAGATAAGGAAGGTAAAACAACCAAAACGGCACTCGTTGCCTTTGAAAAGGAAGCGTTTGTTGCAACCGTGACCGAACCCGCAACTGCGGTACAGACCACGGCGACTTCTGTTGCAACCCAGATTCCGACTGCATTACCCTCGGAACCGGTAATCTCTCCTGTTGCCACATCCTCGCCTGTACCGAAAAAGACCACCTATTCTCCCCTTCCAGAATGGATTGGTATTGCCGGTCTTGTCATTGCGGGGATTTTCCTCATCAGGAAAAATGCCTGATTTCATTTCTTTTCTCACTTCTTTTTAATAGAACTGCGGTGTACACTAGTGGGATGAGCATATGACGAAATCAAAACTGTACCTGGTTGCCGGAATCGTTATTGCGATCCTGGTCATTGCTGCCGCACTCCTCGTGGTCTTACCTGCGCTGTCTCCCGACCCTTCGGTGAAATTCCAGCAGGCTGGCTCGCTCTATACAAAGAGTGTGGATCTTGCGGGTGAAGGAAAATACGCAGACGCGCTCAAAGCATCCGATGATGCACTGGCCCTCAATGTGTCGCAGCTGGTTCCTGTCATCCAGTCCAACCGGGCCGGCATCCTGGTCATGCTTGGCAGGAACGAGGATGCGATAACCGCCGCAGATGCGGCTCTTTCCTCGCACGACAACCTGACAACAACGTTTTCGATAGCATATTTCAACAAAGCCAATGCCCTGAAGAATCTCGGCCGGACCGATGAAGCAAAGGCTGCTTATGCCAAGGCGCATGAACTGGATTCATCGCTTGTTTCCCCCATCTGATCCTTTTTTCCTATTGCCGTGTTCTTCCATTGTCACTCTTTTGTTGTTCAGTTTTTTCGGAATTGTTTTTTATTTGCAGGAATTTTCCAAGTCTGCTGAAACTTTTTCAATCAAGGTCCGGTTAAAAAATAAAAATCAAAGTCCGGTTGAAAATTTCAAATCAAGGTTCGATTGATCCGGCTCAGATTTTCAATCGCGATCCTGATCGCGATGAAAATTTTGAAATCGAACCTTGACTGAAAATAAAAAATCAAAGTCTGCCTGAAATTTTTCAATCAAGGTTTGATGATTAAAAGTTAAGTACCTGTACATGAAAGGAAAACCACTGTTCACGACGAAAGTCCGGTTACCGATACTGTTTTTCAATCAAGGTGCGGTTGAAATTTTTTCATCAAGGTCCGGTTAAAAAATAAAAATCAAAGTCCGGTTGAAAATTTCAAATCAAGGTTCGATTGATCCGGCTCAGGTTTTCAATCGCGATCCTGATCGCGATGAAAATTTTGAAATCGAACCTTGACTGAAAATAAAAAATCAAACTCCGGTTGAAATTTTTCAACCAAGGTTTGATGATCAAAAGTTAAGTACCTGTACATGAAAGGAAAATAACCGTTCACGACGAAAGTCAGGTTACCGGTACGGTTTTTCAATCAAGGTGCGGTTGAAATTTTTTCATCAAGGTCCGGTTAAAAAATAAAAATCAAAGTCCGGTTGAAAATTTCAAATCAAGGTTTGATTGATCCGGCTCAGGTTTTCAATCGCGATCCTGATCGCGATGAAAATTTTGAAATCAAAGTCCGGTTGAGAAATTTCAACCAGGGTCTGTTCAGAAAATTTTGGCCGGGTCCTTTTGCATAAAATCAATGCGCGGATGAAGAATACCCATCAGCGAAATGAACCCGATTCCATATGAGCCGCACCAGGATCGTAAGAATTTCAGAATCTGTTTTTGGGAGGGTTTGCGAGCCTCTTTCATCCCCGCCGGTTATATGCCGGCACCCCTTGGCAGGTGATTGAATCTGCGGGGGAGTCCATCCGGGTGAAGCGCCGTTCTTATCGCATCACCCGTCAGATTTCGGATATTTTCTGGTTGGCACTGACTATATCTTGAATACCGCTGCCGGGTACATTATTATAGGATTATGGAAGGGGCAGTCCGCGTATTTGCAGGTGAGTTTGGCCGATCCACGCTCTCGGTTCCCGGGGAGGATGACGGGAGCAGCGCATTTGTCGTAACCCCCACAGGAGCGTACTGCCGGCAGATGTTCATTGCCGGAGCCCTGACGGAACTGGAGGCGAGCGGGGACTTCTTAAAAGGGCGGGTTGCAGATCCCACCGGTGGCTTTGACCTGGTGATCGGCGGGAAAAACACCGAGATCGTCACACTCTTCCAAAAAATTCCTTTACCCTCGTTTGTTTCGGTCCTGGGCAAAGCCCAGCTCTATCGAAGGAATGGTACCTCTGTCCTTTCGGTACGCCCGGAGCACGTTGCTGTTATCGATCGTATTGTGCGGGACCGGTGGGTTCTTGCAACCGCTGCGGCAACGATGAAGCGTCTGGACAATCTGATGCGTGCGATACATGGCGGAGATTCGGATCCCCGTGTTTCTGCAGCAGTGCGCCATTATCATCTGTGCGAGCGGGACCTCGATGAACTGGCCGCGATGGTGGAGAACGCAGTAGGGAGTGTACGGCCTCCCGAAACCGTTGAGACCGAAAAATTGGATGTGAACAGTCTTGTGCTCGATCTTCTCGCAGCATCCAAAGATCCCCGCGGGGTTGCGGTCCAGGATATTCTCGATACACTTGCCGGCAAAGGGATCCTGCAGCAGGATATCCTCTCGGCAATTGAATCCCTCATTGTTGAAGATGAATGCTATCAGCCCCAGAAGGGTTTTATCCGCAGGCTATGAGAATTGAGTTTCTCCGGGACGGCCCGGCACTGGTGATTGAAGGAGAGCATCGCCGGCTTGTTGTCGCGGACACCCACTTTGGCATCGAGGCCGATCTCGCCTCCCACGGCCTGCACTTCCGGAGCCGGAGTGCAGCCCGGCTTGAACGTCTCCTGAAGACCATCGATCTGGCAGATCCTGAAGAGCTTGTTCTTCTCGGGGATATCAAGCACAGCATCCCTACCCTGACCCGCCAGGAATATGATGAATTGCCTTCAATTCTTACCGCGCTCCGGGACCGGATTCCCCTCCGGGTCTTTCCGGGCAACCATGATATCGGCATTGAGCGATTCTTAATGGAAGGCGAGATCATGCCCCGGGATGGGGCTGTCATTGACGGGGTTGCGTACCTGCACGGGCACATGTATCCTTCGCCCGGGCTGGGGGGGCGTCTGATCGTTGTCGGCCACCACCACCCCCTCCTCTCGATACGGGATGAAGTGGGGTGCGCGCTCCAGGCTCCTGCATATATCCGGGCCGGTCTCGATGCGGGAAAACTGGGTCTGAAACCTTTCCCGGAGACCGGCTCTGTTACCCGGGCCCTGTTCGTTCCTGCCTTCAACGAGATTGCGGGTTATGATATCCTCCAGATTGCAAAGAACCCGTTCTCCCCTATCTCGCGGTGCATGATTCACGATGAGACTGAGATCATCCTAGCCGACGGGACCTATATCGGCTCCTTAAAATCGATCCAGACCGATGAAGACGCTTGAAATTCTTGACCCGAGAGTCCGGTCCTGCATCAAAAAACGCGGTTTTACCAGCCTGTCCGATGCCCAGAAGCAGGCAATACCTCTCCTGGCTCAGGGGAACCATCTTGTCCTGATTGCTCCTACGGGAACCGGGAAGACCGAGAGCGCGATGTTTCCTGTGTTCAACGGGCTTCTCTCTCTCCCGGCCGGTGGCGGGTTCAAAGCCCTGTATATCACTCCCCTGCGATCCCTGAACCGGGATATCCTCTCCCGCATGCAGTGGTGGTGTGGGGAACTCGGCCTCTCGGTCGGGGTCCGTCACGGGGATACCCCTCTTGCCGAACGCAGGAAACAGGCAGTGTCTCCCCCCGATCTTTTGATCACGACGCCGGAGACCGTGCAGGCACTCTTCATGGGAAAACGTCTCCGCACCCATCTCAAGAATATCCGGTATGTGATCATCGACGAGATCCACGAGCTCGCGGGAAGCAAGCGCGGTGCCCAGCTGGCAGTTGCGCTCGAACGACTGCATGTGTATGCCGGGGAATTCCAGCGCATCGGTCTCTCTGCAACGGTAGGCAACCCGGAAGATATAGCCCGTTTTCTCTGCGGCAGTCGCCCATTCTCCATTGTCCAGGTGCCGGTTGCCAAACAACTCGACATATCGGTAAAATACGTTGGGGACGATTTTGATCACCAGGCAGAGATCCTGAAAAAAGCCCTCAAACGCGAGGGCTCCACCCTTGTTTTTGTCAATACCCGGGTGACGGCAGAAGCGCTGGGTCATGCGCTCTATGAACACGGGAATGTAGAAGTCCACCACGGCTCGCTCTCGAAAGAGGTGAGGATAGATGCCGAAGAGCGGTTCAAGCGGGGAGAGATCAGAACTCTCATCTGTACCTCTTCGATGGAACTCGGTATCGATATCGGGAGGGTCGATCACGTCATCCAGTTCGGGTCGCCGCGTGAAGTTGCCCGGCTGGTGCAACGGGTAGGCCGGGCCGGTCACCAGCTGAACACGATCTCGAAGGGCACGATCTTTGCAACCAGCTTCGATGACCTGCTGGAATCCCTCGTCATAGCGAAAAAAGCTAAGGCTGGCGAGATCGAGAATGTCACCCCCCAGCGCCAGGCTGCCGATGTTCTTGCAAACCAGGTGGCCGCCATTGCGGTGGAATACGGCGAGATCGAACAATCCCGGATCCTTGAGATTGTGGAACGGACCGATCTCTTTCCTGATTGTGCCGCGCTCCTGGACGAGGTCTGCCGCCAGATGGAGGAGCACCGGCTGATCCGGATTGACGGGAGCAGGATCATAACTACTGCCAGGGCGCGGCGGTACCTTTCCGGGAACC
This region includes:
- a CDS encoding DUF3821 domain-containing protein encodes the protein MQIPYILTVFIVLFFLISPVSANLNKISANSPVFIGENDLDISVALNGCHTIAWWKNGTDINTATPDKSTQIYPINTANQIIYHYNITRDFFGGSTGTWYCADQKPYYSIFTVEEPQVDIKVWDLDHDTDVTGKTIPLGTNITYRIDTNLYKVFVLKNRPDRNIDDSPFTVKLINPQGIAIPSIYTGTMGKPNTQIIAFNNKPYVTESPYYWRDGAEWDHRARDLQGTTLYPDGTYSFVLNQNLNHMQDSYASAVADKEGKTTKTALVAFEKEAFVATVTEPATAVQTTATSVATQIPTALPSEPVISPVATSSPVPKKTTYSPLPEWIGIAGLVIAGIFLIRKNA
- a CDS encoding DEAD/DEAH box helicase; the encoded protein is MKTLEILDPRVRSCIKKRGFTSLSDAQKQAIPLLAQGNHLVLIAPTGTGKTESAMFPVFNGLLSLPAGGGFKALYITPLRSLNRDILSRMQWWCGELGLSVGVRHGDTPLAERRKQAVSPPDLLITTPETVQALFMGKRLRTHLKNIRYVIIDEIHELAGSKRGAQLAVALERLHVYAGEFQRIGLSATVGNPEDIARFLCGSRPFSIVQVPVAKQLDISVKYVGDDFDHQAEILKKALKREGSTLVFVNTRVTAEALGHALYEHGNVEVHHGSLSKEVRIDAEERFKRGEIRTLICTSSMELGIDIGRVDHVIQFGSPREVARLVQRVGRAGHQLNTISKGTIFATSFDDLLESLVIAKKAKAGEIENVTPQRQAADVLANQVAAIAVEYGEIEQSRILEIVERTDLFPDCAALLDEVCRQMEEHRLIRIDGSRIITTARARRYLSGNLSMIHDERKVPIFDMVTRRTVGTLDESFVVGWVHTGAVFITKGQLWRVLEIADGRLVVEPARKVQGELPSWEGEQIPVPFPVAQEVGRMRRTRGIAEYTDDPQNTLFATKFLTEMDKNRSLVPTDQLITLENTDDGVVCNVCAGHKANEAFGRVISILISARYGTTVGLELDAYRMLLRLPSAIRAADVRDLLSDLDPAHMPGVLRLALKRTALFKWKLVQIAKKFGAIDPDADYEKISIQRLLEFFDNTVVQKEAYRELLLEYMDISAAALLVEQIRGGHIRVALGPHSLIGAGGLLSSRDQIPPPTADQAVLATLKRRLDQDDVLLCCMNCKNYKSRTVVSRVPDHPQCPKCGARLIAALKPYEEEQYAIVQKAKKTSEERVVEQRLMKNANIVLSSGKKAVIALSARGVGPEIASRILATLAEDDAFYREILKAERNFIQTHRYWS
- a CDS encoding metallophosphoesterase produces the protein MRIEFLRDGPALVIEGEHRRLVVADTHFGIEADLASHGLHFRSRSAARLERLLKTIDLADPEELVLLGDIKHSIPTLTRQEYDELPSILTALRDRIPLRVFPGNHDIGIERFLMEGEIMPRDGAVIDGVAYLHGHMYPSPGLGGRLIVVGHHHPLLSIRDEVGCALQAPAYIRAGLDAGKLGLKPFPETGSVTRALFVPAFNEIAGYDILQIAKNPFSPISRCMIHDETEIILADGTYIGSLKSIQTDEDA
- a CDS encoding tetratricopeptide repeat protein codes for the protein MTKSKLYLVAGIVIAILVIAAALLVVLPALSPDPSVKFQQAGSLYTKSVDLAGEGKYADALKASDDALALNVSQLVPVIQSNRAGILVMLGRNEDAITAADAALSSHDNLTTTFSIAYFNKANALKNLGRTDEAKAAYAKAHELDSSLVSPI